The following are encoded in a window of Rubellicoccus peritrichatus genomic DNA:
- a CDS encoding group III truncated hemoglobin translates to MEKVTSLYDRIGQRSGLIKLLNHFYADVRQHKVIGPIFESKVDNWPPHIEKIADFWSGLTGGPRNYSGGMPWKHMSLGIGPEHFEAWLGLWQRNCINQLDEPEASELVQIALQIAVRLKTILAQHDQPI, encoded by the coding sequence ATGGAAAAAGTGACTTCATTATACGACCGAATCGGTCAGCGCTCGGGCCTGATAAAACTACTGAATCATTTCTATGCCGATGTGAGGCAACATAAGGTTATTGGTCCGATATTTGAGTCTAAGGTCGATAACTGGCCTCCACATATTGAGAAAATTGCAGATTTTTGGTCCGGGCTTACCGGTGGTCCGCGTAACTATTCCGGTGGTATGCCCTGGAAGCATATGTCGCTAGGCATTGGCCCGGAGCACTTTGAAGCATGGCTCGGACTTTGGCAGCGTAATTGCATCAACCAGCTTGATGAACCCGAGGCGAGCGAGCTTGTTCAGATTGCTCTGCAAATAGCCGTACGTTTGAAGACGATTCTCGCGCAGCATGATCAACCGATTTGA
- a CDS encoding PEP-CTERM sorting domain-containing protein — MNYYKTLLILCLALFGYQSHAAISFTYNNTTGDYSLSGSDPGPGLPNSTLLFVWLFANNSIGSDARTIMTEIIADGGLTGTIDGNPIVSVQTPLLFGGDLTLAFLDPMTPGELILNTANGTIAPGLASLGDFNYTGTPFTGSTTEDINPIPEPGTYAALFGLAVMSFVTLRRRK, encoded by the coding sequence ATGAACTACTACAAAACGCTGCTCATTCTGTGTTTAGCCTTGTTTGGCTATCAATCCCACGCAGCTATCAGTTTCACCTACAATAACACCACGGGTGATTACTCACTCTCGGGTTCAGATCCAGGGCCAGGATTACCTAATTCTACCTTACTCTTCGTTTGGTTATTTGCTAATAATAGTATTGGTAGTGATGCACGCACTATTATGACTGAAATTATCGCGGATGGTGGTCTTACCGGGACAATTGATGGCAACCCAATCGTATCTGTTCAAACACCTCTTTTATTTGGTGGTGACCTTACCTTGGCATTTTTAGACCCAATGACTCCTGGTGAGCTGATTCTAAATACAGCCAACGGGACAATTGCGCCAGGATTAGCATCATTAGGAGATTTTAATTACACAGGAACTCCTTTTACTGGTTCAACCACAGAGGATATCAATCCAATCCCGGAACCTGGGACTTATGCAGCTCTGTTTGGCTTGGCCGTGATGAGCTTTGTTACCTTGCGTCGTCGCAAGTAA
- the gap gene encoding type I glyceraldehyde-3-phosphate dehydrogenase, producing the protein MAVKVGINGFGRIGRLVFRALVDKGLLGSEVEVVAINDLVPADNLAYLLKYDSIQGRFNGTVEAPDADTLVVNGHTIKSLSVREGPAALPWGELGVDIVIESTGLFVQDEKAQGHIDAGAKKVIISAPGKGDGVKTVVLGVNDDTLTAEDNIISNASCTTNCLAPMTKVVLEEFGIVEGLMTTVHSYTATQKTVDGPSMKDWKGGRSAAINIIPSTTGAAKAVGLVLPEVKGKLTGMAFRVPTPTVSVVDLTVKTVKKTSYEEICAKMKAASEGSLKGILGYTADEVVSSDFIHCELSSIFDAGSGIGLGDDFFKLVSWYDNEWGYSNRCVELLQKIAGQL; encoded by the coding sequence ATGGCAGTAAAAGTAGGAATCAACGGATTCGGACGTATTGGACGTCTTGTTTTCCGTGCACTCGTAGATAAGGGCCTCCTCGGTTCAGAAGTAGAAGTCGTTGCCATCAACGACCTCGTTCCAGCCGACAACCTGGCTTATCTCCTGAAATATGACTCTATCCAAGGCCGCTTCAATGGCACGGTAGAAGCTCCTGACGCAGACACACTCGTTGTCAATGGGCACACCATCAAGTCACTTTCCGTTCGTGAAGGTCCAGCTGCGCTTCCTTGGGGCGAGCTTGGTGTTGATATCGTGATCGAGTCCACTGGTCTCTTCGTTCAGGACGAAAAGGCTCAGGGTCACATCGACGCAGGTGCCAAGAAGGTCATTATTTCCGCTCCTGGTAAGGGTGACGGTGTCAAGACCGTCGTTCTCGGTGTCAATGACGACACGCTGACTGCAGAAGATAACATTATTTCCAATGCAAGCTGCACCACCAACTGCCTGGCTCCAATGACCAAGGTTGTCCTTGAGGAGTTCGGTATTGTTGAAGGTCTTATGACCACAGTCCACAGCTACACCGCAACCCAAAAGACAGTTGACGGCCCAAGCATGAAGGACTGGAAGGGTGGCCGCAGTGCTGCAATCAACATCATCCCATCTACAACAGGTGCTGCCAAGGCTGTTGGCCTCGTGCTTCCTGAAGTTAAGGGTAAGTTGACCGGTATGGCTTTCCGCGTGCCAACTCCAACCGTTTCTGTTGTCGACCTCACCGTAAAGACTGTGAAGAAGACCAGCTACGAAGAAATTTGCGCCAAGATGAAAGCCGCTTCTGAAGGCAGCCTCAAGGGCATCCTCGGTTACACCGCAGACGAAGTGGTTTCCAGCGATTTCATTCACTGTGAACTGTCCTCGATCTTCGATGCTGGCAGTGGCATTGGTCTGGGTGACGACTTCTTCAAGCTCGTTTCCTGGTATGACAACGAGTGGGGTTACTCCAACCGTTGTGTCGAGCTTCTCCAGAAGATCGCAGGTCAGCTCTAG
- a CDS encoding response regulator, whose protein sequence is MKILVVEDDSILQKQLVRSLREQSYAVDASGNGTEALYKIRNWPFDLVILDIMLPELNGLEVLRQMRENIKTPVLLLTARDTLDDRVNGLDCGADDYLTKPFHMDELLARVRSLLRRSKNSTDPTIKVGELVVDTNSGKVYRGEETVPMTWSEYAIVHKLAKEHGSIVSTSELLDTILDENNDAFSNVLNVHLFNIRKKLGKDSIRTIRGRGYMME, encoded by the coding sequence ATGAAGATTCTGGTTGTTGAAGACGATTCCATTTTGCAAAAGCAGCTCGTACGTTCATTACGTGAACAATCCTATGCTGTGGATGCATCTGGTAATGGAACGGAGGCTTTGTACAAAATCAGGAATTGGCCCTTTGATTTAGTCATTCTCGATATCATGTTGCCCGAGCTGAATGGCCTGGAAGTTCTGCGCCAAATGCGTGAAAACATAAAGACTCCTGTGCTTTTGTTGACTGCAAGGGATACTTTGGATGACCGGGTTAATGGTCTGGATTGTGGGGCGGATGACTATTTGACCAAGCCATTTCATATGGATGAATTGCTGGCTCGAGTGCGCTCTTTATTAAGACGCTCAAAAAACTCGACGGATCCAACAATCAAAGTGGGAGAGTTGGTTGTGGATACGAATAGCGGCAAGGTCTATCGAGGCGAAGAAACCGTTCCCATGACCTGGTCAGAGTATGCCATCGTTCATAAGCTTGCCAAGGAGCATGGTAGCATCGTTAGCACGAGCGAGTTGTTGGATACTATTCTAGACGAAAACAACGATGCCTTTTCGAATGTCCTCAATGTGCACTTGTTCAACATTAGAAAGAAGTTGGGCAAAGATTCGATTCGAACCATTCGCGGACGTGGATACATGATGGAATGA
- a CDS encoding SprT family zinc-dependent metalloprotease: MSKKKDNSLKLAEVETSGGAILVPYEVRRSKRSRYIRLTIGQNNHALLSVPWRCPLPEAMKFLRTQGDWIEKNLKQNPTRSSLFAYLEKHPRLFGLGKSFRLSMSFTTVRPFFVYSTDSGEIEMRIRADEDSDVEIKSLIRSFAAEVIEKRTMELAEKHGLEVARVTTRDQSSRWGSCSSNKTISLNWRLVLLRPDLQDHIIYHELAHLTEMNHSKDFWALLAFYDPKTTQHNSLLNPAASRLMPLGR, from the coding sequence GTGTCGAAGAAGAAAGACAACAGTCTGAAGCTTGCCGAGGTTGAAACCTCGGGTGGAGCCATTTTAGTGCCTTATGAGGTACGGCGTTCGAAGCGTTCTCGCTATATCCGGCTGACGATCGGACAGAATAACCACGCTTTGCTGTCAGTGCCATGGCGTTGCCCACTGCCTGAGGCGATGAAGTTCCTGCGGACTCAAGGCGACTGGATTGAGAAGAATCTGAAGCAGAATCCCACGCGTTCTTCGCTTTTTGCCTATCTTGAGAAGCATCCGCGACTTTTTGGGCTGGGGAAGTCTTTTCGCCTGAGTATGAGCTTCACCACGGTTCGCCCATTCTTTGTTTATTCAACCGATAGTGGTGAGATAGAAATGCGAATTCGGGCAGATGAAGATTCCGATGTGGAAATCAAATCCCTTATCCGCTCATTTGCCGCAGAGGTCATTGAGAAACGAACAATGGAGTTGGCCGAGAAGCACGGCCTTGAAGTCGCGCGAGTCACAACGCGCGACCAATCCAGCCGTTGGGGTTCCTGTTCATCAAACAAAACAATTTCACTCAACTGGCGCCTCGTCCTTTTGAGGCCAGATTTACAGGATCACATCATCTATCACGAGTTAGCTCACTTGACCGAGATGAATCACTCCAAGGATTTTTGGGCTCTGCTTGCATTTTACGACCCAAAGACCACGCAACACAACTCGTTGCTCAATCCTGCTGCCTCTCGCCTGATGCCATTGGGACGTTAA
- the lpxA gene encoding acyl-ACP--UDP-N-acetylglucosamine O-acyltransferase, with protein sequence MAKIHPTAIIEDGAQIADNVTIGAYAYIGAEVSIGAGTMVEHHATVDGFTEMGDDNQVFPYAFIGGKTHDLKYTGGKPGLKIGSRNVFREYSTVHLATNDAEFTILGDDNVILAYSHVAHDCIIGNHLVMSSHAALGGHVLVGNHCNIGWGVGLHQFCRIGDHAMAGACSKVVQDVPPYMIADGNPAEVRTINKVGLERNGFSSEDIELVRSIYKTLYREGLNRTQAREKLSENPKATDPTLKRVIDFLEQGGKRGIT encoded by the coding sequence ATGGCAAAGATTCATCCCACCGCAATTATTGAAGATGGAGCACAGATCGCTGATAATGTCACGATCGGAGCCTACGCCTATATTGGCGCTGAAGTGTCCATTGGTGCAGGCACGATGGTTGAGCACCACGCGACAGTGGATGGTTTCACTGAAATGGGTGATGACAACCAGGTTTTTCCCTATGCCTTCATCGGAGGAAAAACACACGATTTGAAATACACCGGAGGAAAACCGGGCCTGAAAATTGGAAGTCGAAATGTTTTCCGTGAATACTCGACTGTCCATCTGGCAACAAATGATGCCGAGTTTACTATTCTGGGAGATGACAATGTCATCCTTGCCTACTCCCATGTCGCTCACGATTGCATTATTGGTAATCACCTGGTCATGAGCAGCCATGCGGCACTCGGTGGGCATGTATTGGTTGGCAACCACTGCAATATCGGTTGGGGAGTCGGACTTCATCAGTTTTGCCGAATTGGTGATCATGCCATGGCCGGCGCCTGCTCCAAGGTAGTCCAGGATGTCCCACCTTACATGATTGCAGATGGTAATCCAGCTGAAGTTCGAACCATCAATAAAGTCGGCCTGGAGCGCAATGGATTCTCCAGCGAAGACATCGAGCTAGTCCGCAGCATTTACAAAACCCTTTACCGCGAAGGCCTCAATCGCACTCAAGCCCGGGAAAAACTGAGTGAAAATCCCAAAGCAACTGACCCAACCCTAAAACGCGTAATCGACTTTCTGGAGCAAGGCGGTAAGCGCGGAATCACTTAA
- a CDS encoding HAMP domain-containing sensor histidine kinase has translation MHENVNIFFDLLIQFTGDGGGHRPGIVPYGIAGVAWLGLFIVSQFKYKSEEDPHESLLIWGFAAAFAREFFMLTVKLLEAYSVLSMDQLHVFFPPFEHALSDVSEILLAAAYLLFLTDKRRIVIRYLVLGLSSVVLVYLATFWWWGVHITANPESKFGQTWCDWVFRSNVSMWTGFAVIYLSINGKGWARNWICVALFFIFLDDFLKLPDMALNEVYEPYFTAIRHALYLTAIPIFAYVYLREHARAVRAAFDSLEDAVIERTGDLRKASEQLETALDQQIQFTADASHELRTPLTIIMNEVYWALEKERETETYKESFETCQIAARHMKGLIESLLELARIDSGESKLIKEDTELPSLCEETMQLLQPIALQKQIKLHLKTGPAHAAIDATKIRQVLINLVSNAVQHSPEKSNIWVRLHNGSDHVTIEVEDQGAGIQENDIPHIFDRFYRSDKARSYNTGGTGLGLAVSKAIANAHNGDLKVESKAGKGSVFTLTLPV, from the coding sequence ATGCATGAAAATGTTAATATCTTCTTTGACCTGTTGATTCAGTTCACAGGCGATGGCGGTGGTCACCGACCGGGGATTGTTCCATATGGAATTGCTGGCGTTGCCTGGCTGGGTTTGTTCATTGTCTCGCAGTTTAAGTACAAATCGGAAGAAGACCCTCATGAGTCGCTCTTGATTTGGGGCTTTGCTGCGGCGTTTGCGCGTGAGTTTTTCATGCTCACGGTCAAATTGCTCGAAGCGTACTCGGTTCTATCGATGGACCAGCTTCATGTTTTTTTTCCACCATTTGAGCATGCACTGTCTGACGTTTCCGAGATTCTGCTGGCGGCTGCCTATCTACTTTTCCTGACCGACAAGCGAAGAATCGTTATACGCTATTTAGTCCTCGGATTGTCATCAGTTGTCTTGGTTTATCTGGCAACTTTCTGGTGGTGGGGTGTGCACATTACGGCGAACCCTGAATCAAAGTTTGGGCAAACCTGGTGTGACTGGGTTTTTCGCAGCAATGTTTCAATGTGGACAGGCTTTGCTGTCATTTACCTTTCCATAAACGGTAAGGGCTGGGCTCGTAACTGGATCTGTGTGGCACTCTTTTTTATCTTTCTGGACGACTTTCTGAAGTTGCCTGATATGGCTTTGAATGAAGTCTATGAGCCCTATTTTACTGCAATACGTCATGCGCTTTATCTGACTGCTATTCCAATTTTTGCATATGTTTATCTACGTGAGCATGCTCGTGCGGTTAGAGCTGCGTTTGATTCACTGGAAGATGCTGTCATAGAACGTACTGGTGATTTGAGAAAAGCCTCAGAGCAATTGGAAACCGCTTTGGATCAACAGATACAGTTTACTGCTGATGCCTCGCATGAACTCCGCACACCGCTAACCATCATTATGAATGAAGTCTATTGGGCTCTTGAAAAGGAGCGTGAGACGGAGACATACAAAGAGAGTTTTGAAACTTGTCAGATTGCGGCGCGACACATGAAGGGGCTGATTGAGAGTTTGCTGGAACTGGCTCGAATTGACTCGGGAGAAAGCAAGTTGATCAAGGAAGACACCGAGCTGCCCAGTCTTTGCGAGGAAACGATGCAGCTGCTCCAGCCAATTGCCTTGCAAAAACAAATTAAATTGCACCTGAAAACAGGGCCGGCGCATGCAGCGATTGATGCGACAAAGATCCGCCAGGTGTTGATCAATCTGGTCAGTAACGCTGTCCAGCACAGTCCTGAGAAGTCCAATATCTGGGTTCGTCTGCATAATGGCTCCGATCATGTCACGATCGAAGTCGAGGATCAGGGCGCAGGGATTCAGGAGAACGACATCCCGCATATCTTTGATCGTTTCTATCGCAGCGATAAAGCTCGCTCCTACAATACGGGAGGTACTGGACTTGGCCTGGCCGTGAGCAAGGCGATTGCCAATGCCCACAATGGCGACCTGAAAGTCGAAAGCAAAGCAGGTAAGGGGAGTGTGTTTACGCTTACTTTGCCTGTATAG